The proteins below are encoded in one region of Takifugu rubripes chromosome 1, fTakRub1.2, whole genome shotgun sequence:
- the afap1l2 gene encoding actin filament-associated protein 1-like 2 isoform X2 translates to MNKVIVNKDDKDNRSDGQVNGRAAKHVPVPQKSLPELPPPRTGLVGHEPLPLPAAPVPACIDASESYYEEAQPYGETFNDDGEAVSSSYESYDEEEVTRGKSPSTQHQWPSAEASIELMKDARICAFLWRKKWLGQWAKQLCVIKDHRLLCYKSSKEQTPLLDVSLLGCIVVHKEKQLKRKEHKLKIIPVGAEAIVLALQSKEQTEQWLRVIQEISPKPAENCDPQLSGFDSPRLICTKGELSERHSVASESGSSTDSHAETSDSKDVKKKYGPGLMLSNLMNLGKKKSSSLENPEKCVDTSGYLNVLVNSQWRTCWCLIKNGQLWIYQDKGKNKVSQPAVTLERCNILADPSPEHLYSFRIDMDGTQVATLEAKTSAEMGHWLGLLLSQTGSKTDPEDLTYDYVNAERISTIVNAARTSLYLMQRRYSEPNTYIDTLPSNPHNTDELYDDVAFTADPEDTEESSLADSNLQEQNDACPEDSEDPLGTEPSTDGNRVYLDLLPVRSFLHTSCGHKSPTLKHDTCAQVSAEEVEEPSAEIKEIIPSDPVQLDSASVLNKTSSTNKPEQEQPQTPTPPQAQAQPLKTSSQSQETPKKSSLGIPQAFSSSGVQVHRGLHTAAGFPQSPQPLRPKAHTVGSPSAVEGKLGKNRTEADLRRYLDERDRLEKEREEVRASLANLKREKREIKEELGSCHDPQQQASLEARSKQKEEECREAEHRRVEVELRLMEVKESLKKVESGPFTLGTTLDSSLQESLTSRAAASSASQTSSPSSTTATTAAGATSQPLNSYSNTDAASPINSASVLKPRPASIMATKGKVLQKAKEWEKKSTT, encoded by the exons ATGAACAAAGTCATCGTCAACAAAGATGACAAAG ATAACAGATCAGATGGCCAGGTCAATGGAAGAGCTGCAAAGCATGTCCCAGTCCCACAGAAGAGCCTTCCAGAGCTACCACCCCCCAGAACG GGGCTGGTGGGCCATGAGCCACTCCCCCTCCCCGCAGCTCCTGTCCCAGCCTGTATCGATGCTTCAGAGAGTTACTATGAGGAGGCTCAACCTTACGGGGAAACGTTCAACG ATGACGGGGAAGCAGTCAGCAGTTCCTACGAGTCATATGACGAGGAGGAAGTGACCAGAGGAAAGTCGCCATCGACGCAGCACCAGTGGCCGTCGGCAGAAGCCTCCATTGAGCTGATGAAGGACGCTCGCATCTGCGCCTTCCTGTGGAGGAAGAAGTGGTTGGGCCAGTGGGCCAAGCAGCTCTGCGTCATCAAGGACCACCGGCTGCTG TGTTACAAGAGCTCCAAGGAGCAGACGCCGCTGCTGGACGTGAGTCTGCTGGGCTGCATCGTTGTCCACAAGGAGAAACAGCTGAAGAGGAAAGAGCACAAACTGAAGATCATTCCAGTGGGGGCAGAGGCCATCGTGCTGGCGCTACAGAGCAAGGAGCAAACGGAGCAGTGGCTCAGG GTAATTCAGGAGATCAGTCCAAAGCCAGCAGAAAACTGTGACCCCCAGCTCTCTGGGTTTGACTCCCCGAGGCTCATTTGCACAAAG GGAGAGCTGAGCGAGAGGCACTCGGTGGCGTCAGAGagcggcagcagcaccgacAGTCACGCTGAAACGTCTGACAGCAAAGACG TGAAGAAAAAATACGGTCCGGGTTTAATGCTGAGCAACCTCATGAACCTCGGGAAGAAGAAGTCGTCCTCGTTAGAAAACCCAGAGAAATGCGTGGACACCTCAG GCTACCTCAACGTCCTGGTAAACAGCCAGTGGCGTACCTGTTGGTGTCTGATAAAGAACGGGCAGCTGTGGATTTACCAGGACAAGGGCAAGAACAAAGTGAGCCAGCCGGCCGTGACCCTGGAGAGATGCAATATTTTGGCCGACCCCAGCCCGGAGCACCTGTACTCCTTCAGGATAGACATGGATGGCACGCAGGTGGCCACCCTCGAG GCCAAGACATCTGCAGAAATGGGTCACTGGCTGGGCCTCTTGCTGTCACAGACTGGGAGCAAGACGGACCCCGAGGACCTCACGTACGACTACGTCAACGCCGAGAGGATCTCCACCATCGTCAACGCTGCCAGGACTTCCCTATA TCTGATGCAGAGGAGGTACTCGGAGCCGAACACCTACATTGACACGCTGCCCTCCAATCCTCACAACACCGATGAGCTGTACGATGATGTGGCGTTTACTGCCGACCCAGAG GATACTGAAGAGAGCAGCCTGGCAGACAGTAATCTGCAGGAACAGAATGACGCATGTCCAGAGGATTCGGAGGACCCTTTGGGAACAGAACCGTCAACCGATGGAAACAGGGTTTACCTGGACTTGCTCCCTGTCAGATCCTTCCTCCACACATCCTGTGGGCATAAAAGCCCCACCCTCAAACACGACACTTGTGCGCAGGTTtcagcagaggaggtggaggaacctTCAGCTGAGATCAAAGAG ATCATTCCATCTGACCCTGTTCAGCTTGACTCAGCGTCTGTTTTAAACAAGACAAGCTCAACCAACAAGCCAGAACAAGAGCAACCCCAGACACCGACGCCTCCCCAGGCCCAGGCGCAGCCACTCAAGACCTCCTCCCAAAGTCAGGAGACCCCTAAGAAATCCAGCCTGGGAATCCCACAGGCCTTCAGCTCGTCAGGGGTGCAGGTCCACAGAGGCCTTCACACTGCTGCCGGGTTCCCTCAGAGTCCCCAACCACTGCGACCCAAGGCCCATACAGTAG GGTCTCCCAGTGCAGTGGAAGGCAAACTAGGCAAGAACCGCACAGAGGCGGACCTGCGGCGCTACCTCGACGAGCGTGACCGCCTggaaaaggagagggaggaggtgcgggCCAGTCTGGCGAACCTgaagagggaaaagagggaaatCAAGGAGGAGCTCGGCAGTTGCCACG ATCCCCAGCAGCAGGCCTCGCTGGAGGCTCGTTCGaaacagaaggaggaggagtgtcGGGAGGCAGAACACCGAAGGGTGGAGGTGGAACTCCGGCTCATGGAGGTAAAGGAGAGCCTGAAAAAGGTGGAGTCTGGGCCTTTCACGTTGGGAACCACACTAgacagcagcctgcaggagtCACTCACG AgtagagcagcagcttcctccgCTTCCCAGACATCATCGCCATcttcaacaacagcaacaacagcagcaggagcaacatCCCAACCATTAAACAGTTACAGCAACACAGACGCAGCCTCTCCCATCAATTCTGCATCAGTGCTGAAACCCAGACCCGCCTCCATCATGGCCACCAAAGGAAAAGTGCTGCAGAAGGCGAAG GAGTGGGAGAAGAAATCCACCACTTAG
- the vwa2 gene encoding von Willebrand factor A domain-containing protein 2, producing the protein MHPHIRLSLLSVLVLLQVQQGRCLQEIHTSHENIMKINAAGEIMQCSAAMDILFLMDGSYSVGKGSFERSKHYAIKLCQALDIGPDKVRVGLIQFGSAPRLEFSLDLHNTKQELTRHMKKISYRGGSTQTGLALKYVLRKGLPGGRNSSDVARVVIVLSDGKSQGNAMQAAAQLKEAGVVLFAVGLRYPRWEELHALASEPVENHVFFAEHFYDAVNGLYTTLSTFAVCSAIPQGCHVNSLPCERKTLETVKELLGNFMCWKGSKGYSPYTALCPHYRYNKVYKRHQTVCHRTICPDPCDSQPCLNGGTCVSEGSEGYRCVCPPGYGGDPHCAPALSLDCSVDLLFLVEGSSTITLEGFLRLKSFLKRFLQTVIGSNSPSKVGLAVFGRDTRVEAQVGRFKGDTQSLLKAVEALQQVGGETRTGQALRYVTRHGFISTPVYADVSDDLPRVVVLMTSTPAMDEVVEASRYARDREIFLIGMGPHYLKSQLNNITGNPQRTITYSSPEFGIKIPELKAKICSVDTQGCLGQALDLVFALDASDGVGRDNFLALQEFVRSLSVQFDVNRDVAQLGLVAYSRRATTVFNLDSHDSGSAVLTAIGEANFMGGVASTGAALLHIHSNVLTVNKGARPGVNKAVVVVTDGSGGADAVVPAQKIRDNGVSVFVVGIGDMQREKLLQIAGSEEHLILVPSYEDLKYFEDVLVQMLCSEAKMEVNLCKPNPCMHDGVCTLSGGSFHCQCRGYEGPHCETRSSRPSSRGDRPKPSGLRKKSRQKKSQQELLHLFKLQRRRHAA; encoded by the exons ATGCACCCCCACATCCGCCTGTCCCTCCTCTCGGTGCTGGTGCTTCTCCAAG TCCAGCAAGGCCGCTGCCTGCAGGAGATCCATACCAGCCATGAGAACATTATGAAGATCAACGCTGCAGGAGAAA TCATGCAGTGCTCAGCAGCCATGgacatcctcttcctcatggaTGGGTCCTACAGCGTGGGGAAGGGCAGCTTCGAGAGGTCCAAACACTACGCCATAAAGCTCTGTCAGGCTCTGGACATCGGACCAGACAAG GTGCGAGTCGGGCTGATTCAGTTTGGCTCGGCTCCTCGGCTGGAGTTCTCGCTGGACCTGCACAACACGAAGCAAGAGCTGACGAGACACATGAAGAAGATCTCTTACAG AGGAGGCAGCACCCAGACGGGCCTCGCCCTGAAGTACGTCCTGAGGAAGGGTTTACCAGGAGGCCGCAACTCCAGCGACGTGGCCCGGGTTGTCATTGTTCTGTCGGATGGAAAGTCCCAGGGCAACGCAATGCAGGCAGCAGCGCAGCTCAAAGAGGCGGGTGTGGTCCTGTTTGCTGTGGGCCTTCGTTACCCCAG GTGGGAGGAGCTGCACGCTTTGGCCAGCGAGCCTGTGGAAAACCACGTTTTCTTTGCCGAGCATTTCTATGATGCTGTCAACGGCCTGTACACCACCCTGTCCACCTTCGCTGTCTGCAGCGCCATACCTCAAG GCTGCCATGTGAATTCCCTTCCCTGTGAGAGGAAGACACTGGAGACAGTAAAAGAGCTCCTGGGGAATTTCATGTGCTGGAAAGGATCCAAGGGTTATTCCCCTTACACGGCTCTCTGCCCACACTACAG GTACAACAAGGTGTACAAGAGGCACCAGACGGTCTGCCACAGGACCATCTGTCCAG ATCCCTGTGATTCTCAACCCTGTCTGAATGGGGGAACGTGTGTATCTGAAGGTTCTGAGGGCTACCGCTGTGTCTGCCCACCTGGCTACGGAGGGGACCCACACTGTG CTCCGGCGTTGTCGCTCGACTGCTCTGTGGACTTGCTTTTCCTGGTGGAAGGATCTTCCACGATTACATTGGAAGGCTTCCTCCGCCTCAAGTCCTTCTTAAAACGCTTCCTGCAGACTGTGATTGGGTCCAACAGTCCCAGTAAAGTAGGCCTGGCAGTGTTCGGCCGTGACACCAGAGTCGAGGCCCAGGTGGGCCGATTCAAAGGGGACACACAGAGTCTCCTTAAAGCTGTGGAGGCTCTTCAACAGGTTGGCGGTGAAACCAGGACAGGCCAGGCCCTTCGCTACGTCACACGTCATGGATTTATCAGCACGCCGGTCTACGCTGATGTCTCAGACGATCTCCCCCGTGTTGTGGTGTTAATGACATCCACGCCTGCCATGGACGAGGTTGTGGAGGCTTCCAGATACGCCCGGGACCGAGAGATCTTCCTAATAGGGATGGGGCCACACTACCTAAAGAGCCAGCTAAATAATATCACAGGAAATCCCCAAAGGACCATCACCTACTCTTCACCTGAGTTTGGAATCAAGATTCCAGAGCTTAAGGCGAAAATCTGCAGTGTGGATACACAAG GCTGTCTGGGCCAGGCCTTGGATCTGGTGTTTGCCCTGGACGCCTCTGATGGTGTCGGCCGGGACAACTTCCTCGCCCTGCAGGAATTTGTGCGCAGCCTCAGCGTACAGTTTGACGTGAACCGCGACGTGGCTCAGCTTGGGCTCGTGGCCTACAGCCGGAGGGCCACCACCGTCTTTAACCTGGACAGCCATGACAGCGGCTCCGCCGTCCTCACGGCCATAGGCGAAGCCAACTTCATGGGTGGAGTGGCCTCAACTGGGGCAGCCTTGCTCCATATCCACTCCAACGTCCTGACAGTGAATAAAGGGGCACGTCCGGGGGTCAACAAAGccgtggtggtggtgacggaCGGCTCCGGTGGCGCTGACGCAGTAGTTCCAGCTCAGAAGATAAGAGACAACGGAGTGTCGGTATTTGTGGTCGGAATTGGAGATATGCAGAgagaaaagctgctgcagatcgCTGGTTCAGAGGAACACTTGATTTTGGTGCCTTCTTACGAAGACCTCAAGTATTTTGAAGACGTGCTGGTGCagatgttgtgttcag AGGCGAAGATGGAAGTAAATCTGTGCAAACCCAACCCATGCATGCATGACGGCGTCTGCACGCTGTCTGGAGGGAGCTTCCACTGCCAGTGCCGAGGCTACGAAGGACCACACTGTGAAACAA gaagcagcaggccCTCATCGCGAGGAGATCGCCCGAAGCCCTCCGGTCTCAGAAAGAAGAGCCGGCAGAAGAAaagccagcaggagctcctgcaCCTCTTCAAACTGCAGCGTAGGAGACACGCAGCCTGA
- the afap1l2 gene encoding actin filament-associated protein 1-like 2 isoform X1 produces MEKHKVLDQLLVELHRFLLILDNETLSGNATIQKGLLSDLLYSYRASNGTDEEYIYMNKVIVNKDDKDNRSDGQVNGRAAKHVPVPQKSLPELPPPRTGLVGHEPLPLPAAPVPACIDASESYYEEAQPYGETFNDDGEAVSSSYESYDEEEVTRGKSPSTQHQWPSAEASIELMKDARICAFLWRKKWLGQWAKQLCVIKDHRLLCYKSSKEQTPLLDVSLLGCIVVHKEKQLKRKEHKLKIIPVGAEAIVLALQSKEQTEQWLRVIQEISPKPAENCDPQLSGFDSPRLICTKGELSERHSVASESGSSTDSHAETSDSKDVKKKYGPGLMLSNLMNLGKKKSSSLENPEKCVDTSGYLNVLVNSQWRTCWCLIKNGQLWIYQDKGKNKVSQPAVTLERCNILADPSPEHLYSFRIDMDGTQVATLEAKTSAEMGHWLGLLLSQTGSKTDPEDLTYDYVNAERISTIVNAARTSLYLMQRRYSEPNTYIDTLPSNPHNTDELYDDVAFTADPEDTEESSLADSNLQEQNDACPEDSEDPLGTEPSTDGNRVYLDLLPVRSFLHTSCGHKSPTLKHDTCAQVSAEEVEEPSAEIKEIIPSDPVQLDSASVLNKTSSTNKPEQEQPQTPTPPQAQAQPLKTSSQSQETPKKSSLGIPQAFSSSGVQVHRGLHTAAGFPQSPQPLRPKAHTVGSPSAVEGKLGKNRTEADLRRYLDERDRLEKEREEVRASLANLKREKREIKEELGSCHDPQQQASLEARSKQKEEECREAEHRRVEVELRLMEVKESLKKVESGPFTLGTTLDSSLQESLTSRAAASSASQTSSPSSTTATTAAGATSQPLNSYSNTDAASPINSASVLKPRPASIMATKGKVLQKAKEWEKKSTT; encoded by the exons TGCTGGACCAGCTCTTGGTGGAGCTCCACCGCttcctgctcatcctggacAACGAGACCCTGAGCGGGAATGCCACCATCCAGAAAGGCCTGCTGTCTGACCTGCTCTACTCTTACAGAGCCTCCAATG GTACAGATGAGGAATACATCTACATGAACAAAGTCATCGTCAACAAAGATGACAAAG ATAACAGATCAGATGGCCAGGTCAATGGAAGAGCTGCAAAGCATGTCCCAGTCCCACAGAAGAGCCTTCCAGAGCTACCACCCCCCAGAACG GGGCTGGTGGGCCATGAGCCACTCCCCCTCCCCGCAGCTCCTGTCCCAGCCTGTATCGATGCTTCAGAGAGTTACTATGAGGAGGCTCAACCTTACGGGGAAACGTTCAACG ATGACGGGGAAGCAGTCAGCAGTTCCTACGAGTCATATGACGAGGAGGAAGTGACCAGAGGAAAGTCGCCATCGACGCAGCACCAGTGGCCGTCGGCAGAAGCCTCCATTGAGCTGATGAAGGACGCTCGCATCTGCGCCTTCCTGTGGAGGAAGAAGTGGTTGGGCCAGTGGGCCAAGCAGCTCTGCGTCATCAAGGACCACCGGCTGCTG TGTTACAAGAGCTCCAAGGAGCAGACGCCGCTGCTGGACGTGAGTCTGCTGGGCTGCATCGTTGTCCACAAGGAGAAACAGCTGAAGAGGAAAGAGCACAAACTGAAGATCATTCCAGTGGGGGCAGAGGCCATCGTGCTGGCGCTACAGAGCAAGGAGCAAACGGAGCAGTGGCTCAGG GTAATTCAGGAGATCAGTCCAAAGCCAGCAGAAAACTGTGACCCCCAGCTCTCTGGGTTTGACTCCCCGAGGCTCATTTGCACAAAG GGAGAGCTGAGCGAGAGGCACTCGGTGGCGTCAGAGagcggcagcagcaccgacAGTCACGCTGAAACGTCTGACAGCAAAGACG TGAAGAAAAAATACGGTCCGGGTTTAATGCTGAGCAACCTCATGAACCTCGGGAAGAAGAAGTCGTCCTCGTTAGAAAACCCAGAGAAATGCGTGGACACCTCAG GCTACCTCAACGTCCTGGTAAACAGCCAGTGGCGTACCTGTTGGTGTCTGATAAAGAACGGGCAGCTGTGGATTTACCAGGACAAGGGCAAGAACAAAGTGAGCCAGCCGGCCGTGACCCTGGAGAGATGCAATATTTTGGCCGACCCCAGCCCGGAGCACCTGTACTCCTTCAGGATAGACATGGATGGCACGCAGGTGGCCACCCTCGAG GCCAAGACATCTGCAGAAATGGGTCACTGGCTGGGCCTCTTGCTGTCACAGACTGGGAGCAAGACGGACCCCGAGGACCTCACGTACGACTACGTCAACGCCGAGAGGATCTCCACCATCGTCAACGCTGCCAGGACTTCCCTATA TCTGATGCAGAGGAGGTACTCGGAGCCGAACACCTACATTGACACGCTGCCCTCCAATCCTCACAACACCGATGAGCTGTACGATGATGTGGCGTTTACTGCCGACCCAGAG GATACTGAAGAGAGCAGCCTGGCAGACAGTAATCTGCAGGAACAGAATGACGCATGTCCAGAGGATTCGGAGGACCCTTTGGGAACAGAACCGTCAACCGATGGAAACAGGGTTTACCTGGACTTGCTCCCTGTCAGATCCTTCCTCCACACATCCTGTGGGCATAAAAGCCCCACCCTCAAACACGACACTTGTGCGCAGGTTtcagcagaggaggtggaggaacctTCAGCTGAGATCAAAGAG ATCATTCCATCTGACCCTGTTCAGCTTGACTCAGCGTCTGTTTTAAACAAGACAAGCTCAACCAACAAGCCAGAACAAGAGCAACCCCAGACACCGACGCCTCCCCAGGCCCAGGCGCAGCCACTCAAGACCTCCTCCCAAAGTCAGGAGACCCCTAAGAAATCCAGCCTGGGAATCCCACAGGCCTTCAGCTCGTCAGGGGTGCAGGTCCACAGAGGCCTTCACACTGCTGCCGGGTTCCCTCAGAGTCCCCAACCACTGCGACCCAAGGCCCATACAGTAG GGTCTCCCAGTGCAGTGGAAGGCAAACTAGGCAAGAACCGCACAGAGGCGGACCTGCGGCGCTACCTCGACGAGCGTGACCGCCTggaaaaggagagggaggaggtgcgggCCAGTCTGGCGAACCTgaagagggaaaagagggaaatCAAGGAGGAGCTCGGCAGTTGCCACG ATCCCCAGCAGCAGGCCTCGCTGGAGGCTCGTTCGaaacagaaggaggaggagtgtcGGGAGGCAGAACACCGAAGGGTGGAGGTGGAACTCCGGCTCATGGAGGTAAAGGAGAGCCTGAAAAAGGTGGAGTCTGGGCCTTTCACGTTGGGAACCACACTAgacagcagcctgcaggagtCACTCACG AgtagagcagcagcttcctccgCTTCCCAGACATCATCGCCATcttcaacaacagcaacaacagcagcaggagcaacatCCCAACCATTAAACAGTTACAGCAACACAGACGCAGCCTCTCCCATCAATTCTGCATCAGTGCTGAAACCCAGACCCGCCTCCATCATGGCCACCAAAGGAAAAGTGCTGCAGAAGGCGAAG GAGTGGGAGAAGAAATCCACCACTTAG